A DNA window from Selenomonas sp. oral taxon 126 contains the following coding sequences:
- a CDS encoding CBS domain-containing protein codes for MFVANCMTKNPVTIGPDAGMDEASKLMDKGHFRRLPVVEHGKLVGFFTNRDLLRASPSSATTLDRFEVRTLLSKIKVADVMQKNVITVTDTMTIEEAALVMEREKIGGVPVLSEVGKLVGIISSTDIFRAFIAVMGLDSGKTRLTIDVADRKGVLRDISTVLADLDISIDSMVTLPQPSGTYQIIIRADIDDVDTVKERLWAKGFKVSHVIQIG; via the coding sequence ATGTTTGTTGCCAACTGTATGACCAAGAACCCCGTCACCATCGGCCCCGATGCAGGGATGGACGAAGCATCGAAGCTCATGGACAAGGGGCATTTCCGCCGTCTGCCCGTCGTCGAGCACGGCAAGCTCGTCGGCTTTTTCACGAATCGCGATCTCCTGCGCGCCTCGCCCTCGTCGGCGACCACACTCGACCGCTTCGAGGTGCGCACCCTGCTCTCAAAGATCAAGGTCGCCGATGTCATGCAGAAGAACGTCATCACCGTCACCGATACGATGACGATTGAGGAGGCCGCGCTCGTCATGGAGCGCGAGAAGATCGGCGGTGTCCCCGTCCTCTCCGAGGTTGGCAAGCTCGTCGGCATCATCTCCTCCACGGACATCTTCCGCGCCTTTATCGCCGTCATGGGTCTCGACAGCGGCAAGACGCGCCTCACGATCGACGTTGCCGACCGCAAGGGCGTCCTGCGCGACATCTCAACCGTCCTCGCCGATCTCGACATCAGCATCGACAGCATGGTCACGCTCCCGCAGCCGAGCGGCACCTATCAGATCATCATCCGCGCCGACATCGACGACGTGGATACGGTCAAGGAGCGCCTCTGGGCAAAGGGATTCAAAGTCAGCCACGTCATCCAGATTGGCTGA
- a CDS encoding branched-chain amino acid ABC transporter permease yields MNILQKNDLKMLVLALVIYGIIMGLTSAGMLNAFWQLNLIFAGLNIILAASLNLINGYTGQFSLGHAGFMAIGAYVGVVLTTNFEMAFPLAILVGGVAAGLLGALIGLPTLRLRGDYLAIATLGLGEIVRIVIINVPYVGGAAGFKGIAHHTNFTWVFFIMLATLFIIKNFVNSRHGRACLAIRENEIAAESMGVHTTKYKVLAFTIGAFFAGVAGALFGHNMYILSPASFTFMQSFNILIMVVMGGLGSMTGSIAGALVVTFLSAALASFPNARMIIYALALILLMFYRPQGLFGYVEVTAMQPLRRFFKKGGEA; encoded by the coding sequence ATGAACATATTGCAAAAAAATGATCTCAAAATGCTCGTCCTCGCCCTCGTCATCTATGGCATCATCATGGGGCTGACGAGCGCGGGCATGCTGAATGCGTTCTGGCAGCTCAACCTCATCTTTGCGGGACTGAACATCATCCTCGCAGCGAGCCTCAACCTCATCAACGGATATACCGGTCAATTTTCGTTGGGTCATGCCGGCTTTATGGCGATCGGCGCGTACGTCGGCGTCGTCCTCACGACGAACTTTGAGATGGCATTCCCCCTCGCCATCCTCGTCGGCGGCGTTGCGGCGGGTCTTCTCGGCGCACTCATCGGACTGCCGACCCTGCGTCTGCGCGGCGACTATCTCGCGATTGCAACGCTCGGCCTCGGTGAGATCGTCCGCATCGTCATCATCAACGTGCCCTATGTCGGCGGCGCGGCGGGCTTCAAGGGCATCGCCCATCACACGAATTTCACGTGGGTTTTCTTCATCATGCTCGCGACCCTCTTCATCATCAAGAATTTCGTGAACTCGCGCCACGGCCGCGCCTGTCTCGCCATCCGCGAGAACGAAATTGCGGCGGAGTCGATGGGCGTCCACACGACGAAGTACAAGGTGCTCGCCTTTACCATCGGCGCGTTCTTCGCGGGCGTCGCGGGTGCACTGTTCGGGCACAATATGTATATCCTCAGCCCCGCGTCGTTCACCTTCATGCAGTCGTTCAACATCCTAATCATGGTCGTCATGGGCGGCCTCGGCTCGATGACCGGCTCGATTGCGGGCGCACTTGTCGTCACCTTCCTCTCGGCGGCGCTCGCGAGCTTCCCGAACGCGCGCATGATCATCTACGCGCTCGCGCTCATTCTGCTCATGTTCTACCGTCCGCAGGGACTCTTCGGCTACGTCGAGGTCACGGCGATGCAGCCGCTGCGCCGCTTCTTTAAGAAGGGAGGCGAGGCATAA
- a CDS encoding GntP family permease translates to MTGLPLILAFWVAIVIMIVMISKLRIHPFISIMLVSLALGLVAGIPLVDHRLADGTVQHGLATVVGQGFSGTFTSIGIVIILGAMIGTVLEKTGGALKLADMMIRLVGKDNPIIAVQLMGWVVSIPVFCDSGFVILDPIRKALVRRTAVSAVSMSFALSSGLFISHVFIPPTPGPIAAASTLGIGDYLLQVIGLGLLCSIFPLIAGYFFARWIGTRVQSKDEVNPEEVAKVYKDLIASYGKLPSAFSTLAPIMIPISLMALSSVVAMLGLTGFVPELMRFLGTPIIALAVGMALATLQLFSVGRAHDFYEVCNSSLMTVGPILFITAAGGVLGKVIAVSDMVRYISAHADVFGGMGIFFPFLLAAVLKTAQGSSTVAMITTAGIIAPLLTVLGFNTPIQATLVCMAIGAGAMTVSHANDSYFWVVSEFSGLTPDQGYRVQTMGTLVLGIAAIVEIALLSFVLR, encoded by the coding sequence ATGACCGGATTACCGCTTATCCTCGCCTTTTGGGTCGCGATTGTCATTATGATTGTCATGATCTCAAAGCTGCGCATTCATCCGTTCATCTCGATCATGTTGGTCTCGCTCGCACTCGGACTCGTCGCGGGCATCCCCCTCGTGGATCACAGGCTCGCGGACGGCACTGTGCAGCACGGTCTTGCAACTGTTGTCGGGCAGGGGTTCTCGGGGACATTTACAAGCATCGGTATCGTTATCATCCTCGGTGCGATGATCGGCACGGTGCTCGAAAAGACAGGCGGCGCGCTGAAGCTCGCGGACATGATGATCCGCCTCGTCGGCAAGGACAATCCCATCATCGCCGTCCAGCTCATGGGCTGGGTGGTCTCGATCCCCGTCTTCTGCGACTCGGGCTTCGTCATTCTCGATCCCATTCGCAAGGCACTCGTGCGCCGCACTGCCGTCTCTGCCGTCTCCATGTCCTTTGCCCTGAGCTCCGGTCTCTTCATCTCGCACGTCTTCATCCCGCCGACACCGGGACCAATCGCGGCGGCGAGCACGCTCGGCATCGGCGACTACCTGCTGCAGGTCATCGGGCTGGGTCTGCTCTGCTCCATTTTCCCGTTGATTGCAGGCTATTTCTTCGCGCGTTGGATCGGTACGCGCGTGCAGTCGAAGGATGAGGTAAATCCCGAGGAGGTCGCAAAGGTCTACAAGGATCTCATTGCCTCCTATGGCAAGCTGCCCTCGGCGTTCAGCACGCTCGCGCCGATCATGATACCAATCTCGCTGATGGCGCTGTCCTCCGTCGTCGCAATGCTGGGACTCACGGGATTTGTTCCCGAGCTCATGCGCTTCCTCGGCACGCCAATCATCGCGCTTGCGGTCGGCATGGCGCTCGCGACGCTGCAGCTCTTCTCCGTCGGACGTGCGCACGACTTCTATGAAGTCTGCAACTCGAGTCTCATGACGGTCGGGCCAATCCTCTTCATCACGGCGGCGGGCGGCGTGCTCGGCAAGGTGATTGCAGTCTCGGATATGGTGCGCTACATCTCGGCGCACGCGGACGTGTTCGGCGGCATGGGCATCTTCTTCCCCTTCCTGCTCGCAGCGGTGCTCAAGACGGCGCAGGGCTCGTCCACAGTCGCGATGATTACGACGGCGGGCATCATCGCGCCGCTCCTCACCGTGCTCGGCTTCAATACGCCGATTCAGGCGACGCTCGTCTGCATGGCAATCGGCGCGGGCGCAATGACCGTCTCGCACGCAAACGACTCGTATTTCTGGGTCGTCTCGGAGTTCAGCGGGCTGACCCCGGATCAGGGCTACCGCGTCCAGACGATGGGCACGCTCGTGCTCGGCATTGCGGCGATTGTGGAGATCGCTCTGCTGAGTTTCGTACTGCGCTGA
- the tsaA gene encoding tRNA (N6-threonylcarbamoyladenosine(37)-N6)-methyltransferase TrmO — protein sequence MQLQEIGVVHNAYKSLTDIPRQGRMSAEISEIEIHPEFADGLLKIEQNAHLIVLYWAHLAKRDILKTIPPAAKELHGVFASRSPGRPNPLSLCIVELLERRDNILRVKGLDALDGSSVIDIKPYTQMDAITEMS from the coding sequence ATGCAACTACAAGAAATCGGCGTTGTTCATAACGCCTACAAAAGCCTCACGGACATCCCGCGTCAGGGACGCATGAGCGCGGAGATCTCCGAGATCGAGATCCACCCGGAGTTCGCGGACGGGCTCCTAAAGATCGAGCAGAACGCACACCTCATTGTCCTCTACTGGGCACATCTGGCGAAACGCGACATCCTAAAGACCATCCCGCCCGCCGCGAAGGAGCTGCACGGCGTCTTTGCCAGCCGCTCGCCCGGTCGGCCGAACCCGCTCTCCCTCTGCATCGTCGAGCTGCTCGAACGCCGTGACAACATCCTCCGCGTGAAGGGACTCGACGCACTCGACGGCAGCAGTGTGATCGACATCAAGCCATATACGCAGATGGATGCGATTACTGAGATGTCGTAA
- a CDS encoding ABC transporter substrate-binding protein encodes MIFGRKALHLAAALVGTALLGTTLAGCGGDAGSSNEIRIGANFEMTGNTANYGTSTLEGLKLAIKEANDAGGINGKKIVLVEADNKSEAAESVNAATKLISDDHVRAIVGPATTGNVIAESQVASDNKVPVIAPDATAVDVTVENGKVKPWIFRSCFIDPQQGDVMAKFALDTLKAKTAVIYIDNSTDYSKSLAQVFEKVFTAGGGQVLMTEGFLAKDQDFKATLTRLRAANADVIFIPAYYEEVGKIVKQAREIGITAPIIGTDGWDDPKVAELAGTAALNNTYFSTHYSDKDESVRPFIDAFQKEYGHAPNVFAALGYDAGKLLVDALKRAGSDDPEALRKAIEETKDLVVGTGTITMDTQHNPIKQAVILENKDGDRVVVAKIMPSM; translated from the coding sequence ATGATATTTGGCAGAAAGGCTCTGCATCTGGCTGCCGCGCTCGTCGGCACGGCTCTGCTCGGCACGACGCTCGCGGGCTGCGGCGGGGATGCCGGCAGCTCGAACGAGATCCGCATCGGTGCGAACTTCGAGATGACAGGCAATACGGCGAACTACGGTACCTCGACGCTCGAGGGTCTGAAGCTCGCAATCAAGGAAGCAAATGACGCAGGCGGCATCAATGGCAAGAAGATCGTCCTCGTCGAGGCGGACAACAAGTCCGAGGCAGCGGAGTCGGTCAACGCGGCGACGAAGCTGATCTCCGACGACCACGTCCGCGCGATCGTCGGCCCTGCGACGACGGGCAACGTCATTGCAGAGTCGCAGGTCGCCTCGGACAACAAGGTGCCCGTCATTGCGCCGGACGCAACGGCGGTCGACGTGACGGTCGAGAACGGCAAGGTAAAGCCGTGGATCTTCCGCAGCTGCTTCATCGACCCGCAGCAGGGCGATGTCATGGCGAAGTTCGCGCTCGACACGCTGAAGGCAAAGACGGCAGTCATCTACATCGACAATTCGACGGACTACTCCAAGAGCCTCGCACAGGTCTTTGAAAAGGTCTTTACGGCGGGCGGCGGTCAGGTTCTCATGACCGAGGGCTTCCTCGCAAAGGATCAAGACTTCAAGGCGACGCTGACGCGCCTCCGTGCGGCGAATGCGGATGTCATCTTCATCCCCGCCTACTATGAGGAAGTCGGCAAGATCGTCAAGCAGGCGCGTGAGATCGGCATCACCGCGCCCATCATCGGCACGGACGGCTGGGACGATCCGAAGGTCGCCGAGCTCGCAGGCACGGCGGCGCTGAACAACACGTATTTCAGCACGCACTACTCGGATAAGGACGAGTCCGTACGCCCCTTCATCGACGCGTTCCAGAAGGAATATGGCCATGCGCCGAACGTCTTCGCCGCACTCGGCTATGACGCGGGCAAGCTCCTCGTCGACGCGCTGAAGCGCGCGGGCTCGGATGATCCCGAGGCGCTGCGCAAGGCGATCGAGGAGACGAAGGATCTCGTCGTCGGCACGGGCACGATCACGATGGACACGCAGCACAACCCGATCAAGCAGGCGGTCATTCTCGAGAACAAGGACGGCGACCGCGTTGTCGTCGCAAAGATTATGCCGAGTATGTAG
- a CDS encoding diaminopimelate decarboxylase family protein: protein MNEKTFPLTQDETLRLIERYPTPFHIYDEATIRANFRRLRDAFAWAPSFREHFAVKALPNPRIVQLLHEEGAGTDCSSIAELLISEAAGVTGEEIMLTSNDTPYDEFQKAIALGAVINLDDITHLDYMAEHAGLPEVLSFRYNPGDLIEGNDIIGKPMEAKYGLTRPQLFEAYQRAHEMGVKRFGLHTMVISAELRTEAFLLTARIMFELAAELKARLGIHVEFINLGGGFGIPYRPEEKPVNYTAIGAGVQRLYNHILAPVGLSDVGIRTESGRAITGDAGWLVSTVLHRKDTYKHYIGLDSCMANLMRPALYGAYHHITVLGKEDAPADHVYDVTGSLCENNDKFAIDRALPEIAIGDIVIIHDTGAHGSAMGFNYNGKLHCAELLRRTDGTIELIRRAQTLDDYFATLKYDGGLMK from the coding sequence ATGAACGAAAAGACATTTCCGCTCACGCAGGACGAGACCCTGCGCCTGATCGAGCGTTACCCAACCCCGTTCCACATCTACGACGAGGCGACGATCCGCGCGAACTTCCGCCGCCTGCGCGACGCCTTTGCATGGGCGCCGAGCTTCCGCGAGCACTTTGCCGTGAAGGCACTGCCGAACCCGCGCATCGTACAGCTCCTCCACGAGGAGGGCGCGGGCACGGACTGCAGCAGCATCGCCGAGCTTCTGATCTCCGAGGCGGCGGGGGTCACAGGTGAGGAGATCATGCTCACCTCAAACGACACGCCCTACGACGAGTTTCAAAAGGCAATCGCACTCGGCGCCGTCATCAACCTCGACGACATCACGCACCTCGACTATATGGCGGAGCATGCGGGGCTGCCCGAGGTGCTCTCGTTCCGCTACAACCCCGGCGACCTTATCGAGGGCAACGATATTATCGGAAAGCCGATGGAGGCGAAATACGGGCTGACGCGCCCGCAGCTCTTCGAGGCGTATCAGCGTGCGCACGAGATGGGCGTGAAACGGTTCGGGCTGCATACGATGGTCATCTCCGCCGAGCTGCGCACGGAGGCATTCCTGCTCACCGCGCGCATCATGTTCGAGCTGGCGGCGGAGCTCAAGGCACGCCTCGGCATTCATGTCGAGTTCATCAACCTCGGCGGCGGGTTCGGCATCCCGTACCGCCCCGAGGAAAAGCCCGTCAACTACACGGCAATCGGTGCGGGTGTGCAGCGTCTCTACAATCATATCCTCGCACCTGTGGGGCTAAGCGATGTCGGCATCCGCACCGAGAGCGGGCGCGCCATCACGGGGGATGCGGGCTGGCTCGTCTCCACCGTCCTTCACAGGAAGGACACCTACAAACATTACATCGGGCTCGACTCCTGCATGGCGAATTTGATGCGCCCCGCACTTTACGGTGCTTACCATCACATCACCGTCCTCGGCAAGGAAGACGCACCCGCCGACCACGTCTATGATGTCACGGGCTCGCTCTGCGAGAACAACGACAAATTCGCCATTGACCGCGCCCTGCCCGAGATCGCCATCGGCGACATCGTCATCATCCACGACACGGGCGCGCACGGCAGCGCAATGGGCTTCAACTACAACGGCAAACTCCACTGCGCCGAACTCCTGCGCCGCACGGACGGCACGATCGAGCTCATCCGCCGCGCCCAGACACTCGACGATTACTTCGCTACGCTGAAATATGACGGTGGGCTGATGAAATAA
- a CDS encoding branched-chain amino acid ABC transporter permease: protein MEFTHQLLQQLINGLSLGSIYALIALGYTMIYGIIKLINFAHGDIYMVGAYLGFYAITLGIPVVPAILISMAVTSLLGVIVERFAYRPLRHAPRISVLITAIGVSFLLEYTMMAIVSPTPRTFPAAISDVSFDVAGLIISGQQLLIMGVTFVLMLILTYIVRSTKIGKAMRAASYDTEAAQLMGINANRIISITFAIGSALAAVAGVLIGIYYNSIDPLMGLMPGIKAFVAAVFGGIGILPGAVVGGLVLGVVEALISGFGFSMFRDAAAFAILILVLLFKPAGIFGKNVKEKV from the coding sequence ATGGAGTTTACGCATCAGCTGCTCCAACAGCTCATCAACGGGCTTTCGCTCGGCAGCATCTACGCGCTGATTGCGCTGGGCTATACGATGATCTACGGCATCATCAAGCTCATCAACTTCGCGCACGGCGATATCTACATGGTCGGCGCATATCTCGGCTTCTACGCCATCACGCTCGGCATCCCCGTCGTGCCCGCAATCCTCATCTCGATGGCGGTCACATCGCTGCTCGGCGTCATCGTCGAGCGGTTCGCCTACCGTCCGCTGCGCCACGCGCCGCGCATCTCCGTGCTCATCACGGCAATCGGCGTGTCCTTCCTGCTCGAATACACAATGATGGCAATCGTCTCGCCCACGCCGCGCACCTTCCCCGCGGCGATCAGCGACGTGTCCTTCGACGTGGCAGGTCTCATCATCAGCGGGCAGCAGCTCCTCATCATGGGCGTGACGTTCGTCCTGATGCTGATTCTCACCTATATTGTGCGCAGCACGAAAATCGGCAAGGCGATGCGTGCCGCGTCGTATGACACAGAGGCGGCGCAGCTCATGGGTATCAACGCAAACCGCATCATCTCGATCACGTTCGCCATCGGCTCGGCACTCGCGGCGGTCGCGGGCGTGCTCATCGGCATCTACTACAACTCCATCGACCCGCTCATGGGACTCATGCCCGGCATCAAGGCATTCGTCGCAGCGGTCTTCGGCGGCATCGGCATCCTGCCCGGCGCGGTCGTCGGCGGGCTCGTCCTCGGCGTGGTCGAGGCGCTCATCTCGGGATTCGGCTTCTCCATGTTCCGCGACGCGGCGGCATTTGCCATCCTGATTCTCGTTCTGCTCTTCAAACCCGCAGGCATCTTCGGGAAAAATGTCAAGGAAAAGGTCTAA
- a CDS encoding PBECR3 domain-containing polyvalent protein, whose product MSASLILTEPEYVGVNPSDQSLEYVRAFQIDEHEYVKVAVRVSLSGTYYARTLYVLNPTRVHNFIQRGTLKCLTV is encoded by the coding sequence ATCAGTGCTTCCCTAATCCTCACTGAGCCCGAGTACGTTGGTGTAAACCCGAGCGATCAATCGCTTGAATATGTTCGCGCGTTTCAGATTGATGAACACGAATATGTAAAGGTCGCTGTTCGGGTATCTCTCTCGGGAACGTACTATGCACGGACACTCTATGTCTTGAATCCCACTCGGGTTCATAACTTTATCCAAAGAGGCACATTAAAATGTTTGACAGTATAA
- a CDS encoding ABC transporter ATP-binding protein: MANETTAKTAPMLRIADLEVYYGAIHALKGLSLEVHAGEIVTLIGANGAGKSTTLRTISGLIAPKSGTVEFEGRNIAGTGAHEIVRAGISQVPEGRRIFAEMTVLENLELGAFIRTDKDGIAADMEMVFTRFPRLKERITQQAGTLSGGEQQMLAMGRALMSRPRLLLLDEPSMGLAPLLIKEIFSIIVDINKAGTTILLVEQNANMALSIADRAYVLETGRITLSGAAKELAASEDVRKAYLGG, encoded by the coding sequence ATGGCAAACGAAACAACGGCAAAAACAGCCCCCATGCTCCGCATCGCGGATCTGGAGGTCTACTACGGCGCGATCCACGCGCTGAAGGGGCTGTCGCTTGAGGTTCATGCGGGCGAGATTGTCACCCTCATCGGCGCAAACGGCGCGGGCAAGTCCACGACGCTGCGCACGATCTCGGGGCTGATTGCCCCGAAGAGCGGCACGGTCGAATTCGAGGGCAGGAATATCGCGGGCACGGGCGCGCATGAGATTGTGCGCGCGGGTATCTCGCAGGTACCCGAGGGGCGGCGCATCTTCGCCGAGATGACCGTGCTCGAGAACCTCGAACTCGGTGCGTTCATCCGCACGGACAAGGACGGCATCGCCGCCGATATGGAGATGGTCTTCACGCGCTTCCCGCGTCTCAAGGAACGCATCACGCAGCAGGCGGGCACGCTCTCGGGCGGCGAGCAGCAGATGCTCGCAATGGGGCGCGCACTCATGAGCCGCCCGCGTCTCCTGCTCCTCGACGAGCCGTCGATGGGACTTGCGCCGCTCCTCATCAAGGAGATTTTCTCCATCATCGTCGACATCAACAAGGCTGGCACGACCATCCTGCTCGTCGAGCAGAACGCGAACATGGCGCTCTCGATTGCAGACCGCGCCTATGTCCTCGAGACGGGACGCATCACGCTCTCTGGCGCGGCAAAGGAGCTTGCGGCGAGTGAGGATGTGCGGAAAGCATATTTGGGCGGGTAA
- a CDS encoding glutaredoxin domain-containing protein, whose translation MVKVYSITVCPWCTKVKKYLKYRGIPYEEFNIEQDEAAREECRRLSGDTIVPVTTADGKDFALSYDREKLDKILGITA comes from the coding sequence ATGGTAAAGGTCTACTCCATCACGGTCTGCCCGTGGTGCACCAAGGTGAAGAAGTACCTCAAGTATCGCGGCATCCCCTACGAGGAGTTCAACATCGAGCAGGATGAGGCAGCGCGCGAGGAGTGCCGCCGCCTCTCGGGCGACACGATCGTCCCCGTCACAACGGCGGACGGCAAAGACTTCGCCCTCAGCTACGACCGCGAGAAGCTGGACAAGATTCTCGGGATTACGGCATAA
- a CDS encoding NAD(P)/FAD-dependent oxidoreductase has protein sequence MAKEHIQKDVVIIGAGMAGLTAALYAGRMNLRTLVLENSLVGGQIATAADIENYPGFERVSGMELIGTLEKQATNFGAEIDEFDRIERVDLGSTPKIVETETYIYETPVIIIASGMNRRKLPLPQEPHYFNRGVHYCELCDGHTYQDKVISVMGGGNAAVDAANFLTKYAKHLYLIHRSQLRADKSSQDALYANPKVTVMLETEITHLNGEDRLTSVELLHKDTGLAETLPVDSIFVNIGVLPNTDLFVGQLALTEAGYIAADENCRTEIPGVFVAGDIRVKEIHQLTTAAADGTTAALHAEKYLASLKK, from the coding sequence ATGGCAAAGGAACATATTCAAAAGGATGTCGTCATCATCGGCGCGGGCATGGCGGGGCTGACCGCCGCCCTCTACGCGGGGCGCATGAATCTGCGCACACTTGTACTCGAGAACTCGCTCGTCGGCGGGCAGATCGCGACGGCGGCGGATATTGAGAACTATCCGGGCTTCGAGCGCGTAAGCGGGATGGAGCTGATCGGCACGCTTGAGAAGCAGGCGACGAATTTCGGCGCGGAGATCGACGAGTTCGACCGCATCGAGCGCGTTGACCTGGGGAGCACGCCGAAGATCGTGGAGACGGAGACGTACATCTACGAGACGCCCGTTATCATCATTGCGTCGGGCATGAACCGCCGGAAGCTCCCGCTCCCGCAGGAACCGCACTACTTCAATCGCGGTGTCCACTACTGCGAGCTGTGCGACGGGCACACGTATCAGGACAAGGTGATCTCGGTGATGGGCGGCGGCAATGCGGCGGTCGATGCGGCAAACTTCCTCACAAAGTACGCAAAGCATCTCTACCTGATTCACCGCTCGCAGCTGCGTGCGGACAAGTCCTCGCAGGATGCGCTCTATGCGAATCCAAAGGTCACGGTCATGCTTGAGACGGAGATCACGCACCTGAACGGTGAGGATCGGCTGACCTCGGTCGAGCTGCTGCACAAGGATACGGGACTGGCGGAGACGCTGCCCGTAGACAGCATCTTCGTCAACATCGGCGTGCTGCCGAATACGGATCTCTTCGTCGGACAGCTTGCATTGACGGAGGCGGGCTATATCGCGGCAGACGAGAACTGTCGCACGGAGATCCCCGGCGTATTCGTCGCGGGCGACATTCGCGTGAAGGAGATTCACCAGCTCACGACCGCCGCCGCCGACGGCACAACCGCCGCACTCCATGCGGAGAAGTATCTCGCATCGTTAAAGAAGTAA
- a CDS encoding glutaredoxin family protein — protein sequence MIQVFSFDACPWCTKAKKYLDKKGVAYTVRDIEKEPAAYDDLVRLTGEGACPVILADSGEYVRGFDQPAIDRLIGA from the coding sequence ATGATTCAGGTTTTTTCGTTCGACGCGTGCCCGTGGTGCACAAAGGCAAAGAAGTATCTCGACAAGAAGGGCGTCGCGTACACGGTGCGCGACATTGAGAAGGAGCCTGCCGCATATGATGATCTCGTGAGGCTCACGGGCGAGGGCGCATGTCCCGTCATCCTCGCGGATAGCGGCGAATACGTGCGCGGCTTCGATCAGCCCGCCATCGACCGCCTCATCGGCGCGTGA
- a CDS encoding ABC transporter ATP-binding protein — protein sequence MAKDLLTASDVSMVFGGLKAIVDFNVHIRHGELLGLIGPNGAGKTTAFNLFTGVYQPTTGEITFKGKSIVGLAPYQITERGIARTFQNIRLFGELSVLDNVKIAYHCHMNYGLLESFLRVGRYWEEERKLEEEAHRLLEIFHLGNLAHEKAKNLPYGAQRRLEIARALAAQPSLLLLDEPAAGMNPQETLELMEMIRWVKKDFGITILLIEHDMSLVMGICERIYVLEYGAIIANGTPEEIRSNPEVIRAYLGAEE from the coding sequence ATGGCAAAGGATCTCCTGACCGCTTCGGATGTCTCCATGGTATTCGGCGGACTCAAAGCCATCGTGGACTTTAACGTACACATCAGGCACGGCGAACTGCTCGGCCTCATCGGGCCGAACGGCGCGGGCAAGACGACGGCGTTCAACCTCTTTACGGGCGTCTATCAGCCGACGACGGGCGAAATCACATTCAAGGGCAAGAGCATCGTCGGACTCGCCCCCTACCAGATTACGGAGCGCGGCATTGCGCGCACGTTCCAGAACATCCGCCTCTTCGGCGAGCTGAGTGTGCTCGACAACGTAAAGATCGCCTACCACTGCCACATGAACTACGGACTGCTGGAATCCTTCCTGCGCGTTGGGCGCTACTGGGAGGAGGAGCGAAAACTCGAGGAGGAGGCACACCGTCTGCTCGAGATCTTCCACCTCGGAAACCTCGCGCACGAAAAGGCAAAGAACCTCCCCTACGGCGCACAGCGGCGGCTTGAGATTGCGCGTGCGCTCGCGGCACAGCCGAGCCTCCTGCTCCTCGACGAGCCGGCAGCGGGCATGAACCCGCAGGAGACACTCGAACTCATGGAGATGATCCGCTGGGTGAAGAAGGACTTCGGTATCACGATCCTCCTCATCGAGCACGATATGTCGCTCGTCATGGGCATCTGCGAGCGCATCTACGTGCTTGAGTACGGCGCGATCATCGCAAACGGCACACCCGAGGAGATTCGCTCGAATCCCGAGGTCATCCGTGCATATCTGGGGGCGGAGGAGTAA